From the Lolium rigidum isolate FL_2022 chromosome 2, APGP_CSIRO_Lrig_0.1, whole genome shotgun sequence genome, one window contains:
- the LOC124689193 gene encoding CASP-like protein 5A2, whose translation MPFSRPIVHPVQAPPSQAQGNENPAPIGVRMKNPQGSPGTIGGIGFRLAQASFAATSLATMASTRVFPSVSAFRYLIAAATLQCLWSLTIASVEIYALLVKRSFRNLEAACLFSIGDGITGSLTFSAACAAAGVTVLIGTDVGMCAGNPCALFMTAVAMAFLSWFALAPSFLFNFGFMASSLSVILR comes from the exons ATGCCGTTCAGCCGGCCGATCGTGCACCCCGTTCAGGCGCCGCCGTCGCAGGCGCAGGGGAACGAAAATCCTGCCCCGATTGGAGTGCGGATGAAGAACCCGCAGGGGTCGCCGGGGACAATAGGCGGGATCGGCTTCCGCCTAGCGCAGGCATCTTTCGCGGCCACCTCGCTCGCCACCATGGCGTCGACCCGCGTCTTTCCCTCCGTCTCAGCCTTCCG CTACCTCATAGCAGCTGCAACTCTGCAATGTTTGTGGAGCCTCACTATTGCCTCTGTGGAGATCTATGCACTTCTCGTCAAACGTTCCTTCCGAAACCTCGAAGCTGCATGCCTGTTTTCCATTGGAGATGGG ATCACAGGGTCGCTAACTTTTAGTGCAGCATGTGCAGCAGCTGGCGTCACCGTTCTCATTGGAACTGATGTGGGGATGTGCGCGGGTAATCCTTGTGCATTGTTTATGACTGCTGTTGCAATGGCTTTCCTCAGCTGGTTTGCACTTGCACCGTCATTTCTCTTTAACTTCGGTTTCATGGCTTCCAGTTTATCAGTAATATTAAGATAA